One window of the Candidatus Microbacterium colombiense genome contains the following:
- a CDS encoding Pr6Pr family membrane protein, producing MTTWWPFLRIAAALLGTAALIRQISMSIDNALAATTAWGSHVPTVVANFFSYFTVLSNIGAVITFAIGAIWMLRARRENTPEPRWLTLLFACVSTYMIVTGIVYNLLLRNIPLDGVSEVWTNESLHVIIPLLMLADVLFAPRRRALGWSAVGIAAIFPIVWAVYTLLRANFITAPLSGNPWWYPYPFLDPNQVPGGYLGVAGYIVGIAVAIIAVAAGVVWVGRRRGIRVASE from the coding sequence ATGACGACCTGGTGGCCCTTTCTGCGCATCGCCGCAGCCCTTCTCGGCACGGCGGCGCTGATCCGTCAGATCTCGATGTCGATCGACAATGCCCTGGCGGCGACGACCGCGTGGGGCAGCCACGTTCCCACCGTCGTGGCGAACTTCTTCAGCTACTTCACCGTGCTCTCCAACATCGGCGCCGTGATCACCTTCGCGATCGGTGCGATCTGGATGCTGCGCGCGCGGCGCGAGAACACGCCAGAGCCGCGGTGGCTCACGCTGCTCTTCGCCTGTGTCAGCACGTACATGATCGTCACCGGCATCGTCTACAACCTGCTGCTGCGCAACATCCCACTCGATGGCGTCTCCGAGGTGTGGACCAACGAGAGCCTGCACGTGATCATCCCGTTGCTCATGCTCGCCGATGTGCTCTTCGCTCCCCGCCGCCGCGCGCTCGGCTGGTCGGCGGTCGGGATCGCGGCGATCTTCCCGATCGTCTGGGCCGTGTACACCCTGCTGCGGGCGAACTTCATCACCGCCCCGCTCAGCGGCAACCCCTGGTGGTACCCCTACCCGTTCCTCGACCCGAACCAGGTGCCGGGCGGATATCTGGGAGTCGCGGGGTACATCGTCGGCATCGCGGTCGCGATCATCGCCGTCGCCGCCGGGGTCGTCTGGGTCGGCCGCCGCCGCGGCATCCGCGTCGCCTCCGAGTAG
- a CDS encoding cyclic nucleotide-binding domain-containing protein codes for MRLEDERAEVDYLGKGAYEVTIPVHAPAEAQRALSLYLSWLWYASRRRGFALDGDSSDPIAEPSRLVEAIERVGPTLHLRDEDREEVLATSRLERYGIGEIVLRSGIVPDRVMIIVSGRATLALEADGGRIDFGSAEPGDLIGHTALTRERTQALTVASDILTVLSVPLGTVDALIRTRPRLAAEIGEALELKRKLAADALAALGLSRAAVTERRSPGRGQSGLR; via the coding sequence ATGAGGCTGGAAGACGAGCGCGCCGAGGTCGACTACCTCGGCAAGGGTGCGTACGAGGTCACGATCCCCGTGCACGCCCCCGCCGAGGCGCAACGGGCGCTCTCCCTCTACCTCTCCTGGCTCTGGTACGCCTCGCGTCGGCGCGGATTCGCGCTCGACGGCGACTCCAGCGACCCGATCGCCGAACCCTCGCGACTGGTCGAGGCGATCGAGCGGGTCGGACCGACACTGCATCTGCGCGACGAGGATCGCGAGGAGGTGCTCGCGACCTCCCGCCTCGAGCGGTACGGCATCGGCGAGATCGTGTTGCGGTCGGGCATCGTGCCCGACCGCGTGATGATCATCGTCTCGGGTCGTGCCACCCTCGCGCTGGAGGCGGACGGGGGACGGATCGACTTCGGATCGGCCGAGCCCGGCGACCTGATCGGCCACACGGCTCTGACGCGCGAGCGCACGCAGGCCCTCACGGTGGCGTCCGACATCCTCACCGTGCTCTCGGTGCCGCTCGGGACCGTCGATGCGCTGATCCGCACCCGCCCGCGTCTGGCGGCGGAGATCGGTGAGGCGCTGGAGCTCAAGCGCAAGCTCGCCGCCGATGCGCTCGCCGCGCTCGGGCTCTCGCGGGCGGCGGTGACGGAACGTCGGTCGCCGGGGCGCGGGCAGAGCGGACTGCGCTGA
- a CDS encoding DMT family transporter, whose translation MSEVPSGAPGRPGTKTQGPLVLVAALVTVVLWASAFIGIRGAGPHFDPGALALLRMAVGSVVLAIIAVRHGIRIPAKRHWWLIAVWGVGWFCIYNLALNAAERTLDAGTAAMVVNLAPLMVVIFSGLFLREGFPKPLVIGAPIAFLGVVLIGMNSSTSAGPDITGLLLALLAAVMYAGCTLVQKHLLSAGADATTLTWFGALAGTVALLPWTGSLIEAVQTAPLDATLWVVYLGIFPTAIAFTTWAYVLQRSSAGQTSATTYVVPAVAILMSWAILGEVPTPLMFLGGALCLLGVLVTRLRWGHRTRR comes from the coding sequence ATGTCAGAAGTCCCCTCCGGTGCGCCCGGCCGCCCCGGCACGAAGACGCAGGGGCCGCTCGTGCTCGTCGCGGCCCTGGTCACGGTCGTGCTGTGGGCATCCGCGTTCATCGGCATCCGCGGCGCCGGCCCGCACTTCGATCCCGGTGCCCTGGCGTTGCTGCGCATGGCCGTGGGCAGCGTCGTGCTCGCGATCATCGCGGTGCGGCACGGCATCCGCATACCGGCGAAGCGGCACTGGTGGCTCATCGCGGTGTGGGGCGTCGGCTGGTTCTGCATCTACAACCTGGCCCTCAACGCCGCCGAGCGCACGCTCGACGCCGGCACGGCCGCGATGGTCGTGAACCTCGCACCCCTCATGGTCGTGATCTTCAGCGGGCTGTTCCTGCGCGAGGGCTTCCCGAAGCCGCTGGTCATCGGGGCGCCGATCGCCTTCCTCGGCGTCGTGCTGATCGGCATGAACTCCTCGACGAGCGCGGGGCCCGACATCACCGGACTGCTGCTCGCCCTGCTCGCCGCGGTGATGTACGCCGGCTGCACGCTCGTGCAGAAGCATCTGCTCAGCGCCGGGGCCGACGCGACGACGCTGACGTGGTTCGGCGCCCTCGCGGGGACCGTCGCCCTGCTCCCCTGGACGGGCAGCCTCATCGAGGCCGTGCAGACCGCCCCGCTCGACGCCACGCTCTGGGTCGTCTACCTCGGCATCTTCCCGACGGCGATCGCCTTCACGACCTGGGCCTACGTGCTTCAGCGCAGCAGCGCGGGCCAGACGTCGGCCACGACGTATGTGGTGCCGGCCGTCGCCATCCTGATGTCGTGGGCGATCCTCGGTGAGGTGCCGACACCGCTCATGTTCCTGGGCGGGGCGCTGTGCCTGCTCGGAGTCCTCGTCACACGCCTGCGCTGGGGGCACCGGACTCGTCGCTGA
- a CDS encoding adenylosuccinate synthase: protein MPGIVIVGVQWGDEGKGKATDLLGERTDWVVKFNGGNNAGHTVVVGDEKYALHLLPSGILSPGVNPVIGNGVVIDLEVLFFELEALSARGIDVSRLRVSANAHIITQYHRTLDKVTERFLGKRMIGTTGRGIGPAYADKINRVGIRVQDLFDENILRQKVEGALDQKNHLLVKIFNRRAITTDEIVEDLLSYAERLRPMVADTGYLLAEALDRGEVVVFEGGQATMLDVDHGTYPFVTSSSATAGGAATGSGVGPGSLDRIVGIVKAYTTRVGSGPFPTELFDEQGDWLRSRGFEFGTTTGRPRRVGWYDAPITRYATRVNGITDLVLTKLDILTGLEQIPVCVAYDVDGERFDEVPVNQTDFHHATPILEYLPGWSEDISVARSFDDLPKNAQDYVLALEKMSNTRISVIGVGPERDQVVVRHDLLD, encoded by the coding sequence ATGCCAGGAATCGTTATCGTCGGCGTGCAGTGGGGCGACGAAGGAAAAGGCAAGGCCACCGATCTGCTCGGTGAGCGCACCGACTGGGTGGTGAAGTTCAACGGCGGCAACAACGCCGGGCACACCGTCGTCGTCGGCGACGAGAAGTACGCGCTGCACCTGCTGCCCTCCGGCATCCTCTCCCCGGGCGTGAACCCGGTGATCGGCAACGGTGTCGTGATCGACCTCGAGGTGCTCTTCTTCGAGCTCGAGGCGCTCTCGGCCCGTGGCATCGACGTCTCGCGCCTGCGCGTCAGCGCCAACGCGCACATCATCACGCAGTACCACCGCACGCTCGACAAGGTCACCGAGCGCTTCCTCGGAAAGCGCATGATCGGCACCACGGGCCGCGGGATCGGACCGGCCTACGCCGACAAGATCAACCGTGTCGGCATCCGCGTGCAGGATCTGTTCGACGAGAACATCCTGCGCCAGAAGGTCGAGGGCGCCCTCGACCAGAAGAACCACCTGCTGGTGAAGATCTTCAACCGCCGCGCCATCACCACCGACGAGATCGTCGAAGACCTGCTCTCGTACGCCGAACGTCTGCGTCCGATGGTCGCCGACACGGGCTACCTGCTCGCCGAGGCTCTGGACCGCGGCGAAGTCGTCGTGTTCGAGGGCGGCCAGGCGACCATGCTCGACGTCGACCACGGCACCTACCCCTTCGTGACCTCGTCGTCGGCGACGGCGGGGGGCGCGGCGACGGGCTCCGGCGTCGGACCGGGCTCGCTCGATCGCATCGTGGGCATCGTCAAGGCCTACACGACGCGCGTCGGCTCCGGCCCCTTCCCGACCGAGCTGTTCGACGAGCAGGGCGACTGGCTGCGCTCGCGCGGCTTCGAGTTCGGCACCACGACCGGGCGCCCGCGCCGGGTGGGCTGGTACGACGCCCCGATCACGCGCTACGCGACCCGGGTCAACGGCATCACCGACCTCGTGCTCACCAAGCTCGACATCCTCACCGGACTCGAGCAGATCCCCGTGTGCGTGGCCTACGACGTCGACGGTGAGCGCTTCGACGAGGTGCCCGTGAACCAGACCGACTTCCACCACGCAACGCCGATCCTCGAATACCTGCCCGGGTGGAGCGAAGACATCTCGGTCGCGCGCAGCTTCGACGACCTGCCGAAGAACGCGCAGGACTACGTGCTGGCGCTCGAGAAGATGAGCAACACGCGCATCTCCGTGATCGGTGTGGGCCCGGAGCGCGACCAGGTCGTCGTGCGTCACGACCTGCTCGACTGA
- a CDS encoding beta-propeller fold lactonase family protein, which yields MTRFWLGGYGPGMEGSAEGIGLLAGDSGREASTLAYRGAVTDTPSPSWLARHPRLDVVYAALEGDAAVQAFARTGETSLTPLGDPVEAGQYVCHVAVAPDGSALIASCYGDGRVVRIALDAEGRPVADAGNKAAALRAALLGEPQPETTPAGVGVAASDPYGVEGRESHAHAAAFLPDGRIATTDLGFDVVRIWRAHASGLALDHEVVLPQGTGPRHMVVHPSGHLHVVTEYSCEVFTLAAGVDGTWSVVSSVLSSPIAQVGADFPAELARTRDGAFLYTALRGSNTIATLRVRGGGESLESVALADSGVDWPRHHLVYEGKLLVAGQRSDTITLLDLDDRTGAPLGIRHEAAVPAPTHFLPVR from the coding sequence ATGACGCGTTTCTGGCTGGGAGGCTACGGCCCCGGCATGGAGGGTTCCGCCGAGGGGATCGGATTGCTTGCCGGCGACTCGGGCCGCGAGGCCTCGACTCTCGCCTACCGCGGCGCGGTGACGGACACGCCGTCGCCGTCGTGGTTGGCCCGGCATCCGCGCCTCGACGTCGTGTATGCGGCGCTGGAGGGCGACGCTGCGGTGCAGGCGTTCGCGCGCACCGGCGAGACATCGCTCACCCCGCTCGGAGACCCGGTCGAGGCCGGACAGTACGTGTGCCACGTGGCCGTCGCGCCCGACGGTTCTGCGCTGATCGCGAGCTGCTACGGCGACGGCCGCGTGGTGCGTATCGCGTTGGATGCCGAGGGGCGTCCGGTGGCGGATGCGGGCAACAAGGCTGCTGCCCTCCGTGCGGCCCTACTCGGCGAACCGCAACCGGAGACGACTCCCGCCGGCGTCGGCGTCGCGGCATCCGATCCTTACGGTGTGGAGGGCCGGGAGTCGCACGCGCACGCCGCGGCGTTCCTTCCGGACGGTCGGATCGCGACCACCGATCTCGGATTCGACGTCGTGCGCATCTGGCGCGCTCACGCGAGCGGGCTCGCCCTCGATCATGAGGTCGTGCTCCCGCAGGGCACCGGACCGCGTCACATGGTCGTGCACCCCAGCGGGCACCTGCATGTGGTGACCGAGTACTCGTGCGAGGTCTTCACGCTCGCCGCGGGCGTCGATGGCACCTGGAGCGTGGTCTCGTCGGTACTGTCGAGCCCGATCGCCCAGGTCGGCGCGGACTTCCCGGCCGAGCTCGCCCGCACCCGCGACGGTGCGTTCCTCTACACGGCTCTCCGTGGCAGCAACACGATCGCGACGCTGCGTGTGCGCGGCGGTGGGGAGTCTCTCGAGTCGGTCGCGCTGGCGGATTCGGGCGTCGACTGGCCGCGGCACCACCTCGTGTACGAGGGCAAGCTGCTGGTGGCGGGGCAGCGTTCCGACACGATCACCCTGCTCGACCTCGACGATCGCACAGGTGCGCCGCTCGGCATCCGGCATGAGGCCGCAGTGCCTGCGCCGACGCACTTCCTTCCCGTGCGCTGA
- a CDS encoding MFS transporter, with the protein MTTETGVTPTTGRTPGILSAAYLWITIGACALVFLGAFESLAVTTVMPVVSADLGGERLYALAFAGPLATGVIGMVTAGNWADRRGPVEPLYTSVVVFVIGLLVAGFAPSMEVLVAGRFAQGLGSGALTVALYVVVARVYPRELLPAIFAGFAAAWVVPSLIGPTVAGAVTELWSWHWVFLGVVVLVLVALLMVVPALRGLSRNDGDASTPWAFGRLGWSVLAAVAVLGLNLLGDVPGAGPLLAAVAVVIALIAVRPLLPPGTLRARRGLPSVLLVRGLAAAAFFGTQVYIPYLLTDRYGVTPTLAGLSLTGGALAWSVAATVQGRMGARLSSILAVRIGTVLVLVGIALALVTAAFRADAAVIIVAWIIAGTGMGFMSPRTSALTLEMSTPENQGFNSSAMTVADSFGSALALAITGVLFATLASVTDPFTAVFALAGTIAVAAAVLSPRLAPRSRA; encoded by the coding sequence ATGACGACAGAAACCGGCGTGACGCCGACGACGGGCCGCACGCCGGGCATTCTCAGCGCGGCGTACCTCTGGATCACGATCGGCGCGTGTGCCCTCGTGTTCCTCGGCGCGTTCGAGTCGCTGGCGGTGACGACGGTGATGCCCGTGGTCAGCGCCGACCTCGGTGGGGAACGGCTGTACGCGCTCGCCTTCGCCGGCCCTCTCGCCACCGGCGTGATCGGCATGGTGACCGCGGGCAACTGGGCCGATCGCCGTGGACCGGTCGAGCCCCTGTACACCTCGGTCGTCGTCTTCGTGATCGGACTGCTCGTCGCCGGTTTCGCGCCGAGCATGGAGGTCCTCGTCGCCGGCCGCTTCGCCCAGGGTCTCGGCAGCGGTGCACTCACCGTCGCGCTGTACGTGGTCGTTGCAAGGGTGTACCCGCGCGAACTCCTGCCCGCGATCTTCGCCGGTTTCGCGGCGGCGTGGGTCGTGCCCTCGCTGATCGGTCCGACCGTGGCGGGAGCCGTGACCGAGCTGTGGAGCTGGCACTGGGTGTTCCTCGGCGTGGTCGTTCTCGTGCTGGTGGCTCTGCTCATGGTGGTCCCCGCGCTGCGTGGACTCTCGCGCAACGATGGCGACGCGTCGACACCGTGGGCGTTCGGCCGACTCGGCTGGTCGGTGCTGGCCGCCGTCGCCGTGCTCGGACTGAACCTGCTCGGAGATGTGCCGGGAGCAGGTCCCCTGCTGGCCGCGGTCGCGGTGGTCATCGCCCTGATCGCGGTGCGGCCGCTCCTCCCCCCGGGCACTCTGCGCGCTCGCCGGGGTCTGCCGTCGGTGCTGCTGGTGCGCGGTCTGGCGGCTGCGGCGTTCTTCGGCACCCAGGTCTACATCCCGTATCTGCTCACCGACCGCTATGGGGTGACCCCGACGCTCGCGGGTCTCTCGCTGACCGGCGGCGCCCTCGCCTGGTCGGTCGCGGCCACCGTGCAGGGGCGTATGGGCGCTCGCCTGTCGAGCATCCTCGCGGTGCGGATCGGCACGGTGCTCGTGCTCGTCGGAATCGCCCTGGCCCTCGTCACTGCGGCCTTCCGAGCGGATGCCGCGGTGATCATCGTCGCCTGGATCATCGCCGGCACGGGCATGGGGTTCATGAGTCCCCGGACCAGCGCGCTGACGCTCGAGATGTCGACGCCCGAAAATCAGGGGTTCAACAGCTCGGCCATGACGGTCGCCGACTCGTTCGGCAGTGCACTCGCGCTCGCGATCACGGGAGTCCTCTTCGCGACGCTGGCCTCGGTCACCGACCCGTTCACGGCGGTGTTCGCGCTCGCCGGGACGATCGCGGTCGCCGCGGCAGTGTTGTCGCCCCGGCTCGCGCCCCGCTCGCGCGCGTGA
- a CDS encoding NAD(P)/FAD-dependent oxidoreductase, producing MSDENTRTDEYDLIVLGGGPVGENVADRAVQGGLTAVIVESELVGGECSYWACMPSKALLRSAQALRAAQHVKGSAEAVTGKLDVRAVFDRRDSFTSNWSDDGQVKWLDSAGIDLARGHGRLSGEREVTVTDADGGTRVLHARHAVAISTGSDAVIPPIDGLRESSPWTSREATSAEDLPDSLAVIGGGVVAVEMATAYAALGSTVTLIARGELLAAMEPFAGERVAAGLRELGVDVRTGTGTTSVHRGDDGVTITLADGSTVVAAEVLAATGRSPRSGDIGLDIAGLEPGKWIETDDTLRVPGSDWLYAVGDVNGRVLLTHQGKYQARAAGDVIVARATREDVLDGPWQRHVATADHAAAPQVTFSFPEVASVGLTERAAREAGHAIEVVDYDLGWVAGASLYEDGFAGQARLVIDTDRDVVIGATFVGPEVAELVQTATVAIVGEVPIARLWHAVPSYPTISEVWLRLLEGYGRQSA from the coding sequence ATGAGCGACGAGAACACACGCACCGACGAGTACGACCTGATCGTGCTGGGCGGAGGGCCTGTCGGCGAGAACGTCGCGGATCGCGCGGTGCAGGGCGGGTTGACGGCCGTCATCGTCGAGAGCGAGCTGGTCGGCGGAGAGTGCTCCTACTGGGCGTGCATGCCGTCGAAGGCGCTGCTGCGCTCGGCCCAGGCACTCCGTGCGGCGCAGCATGTGAAGGGTTCCGCCGAAGCGGTCACCGGAAAGCTCGATGTGCGCGCCGTCTTCGATCGCCGTGATTCGTTCACGAGCAACTGGTCGGACGACGGGCAGGTCAAGTGGCTCGACTCGGCGGGTATCGATCTCGCTCGCGGCCATGGGCGTCTCTCGGGCGAACGCGAGGTGACCGTGACGGATGCCGACGGCGGCACGCGCGTGCTGCATGCCCGTCATGCGGTCGCGATCAGCACGGGATCGGATGCCGTGATCCCGCCGATCGACGGACTGCGCGAGTCGTCGCCGTGGACCAGCCGCGAGGCGACCAGCGCGGAGGATCTGCCCGATTCGCTCGCCGTCATCGGCGGCGGCGTCGTCGCCGTCGAGATGGCCACGGCGTATGCCGCTCTCGGTTCGACCGTGACCCTGATCGCCCGGGGTGAGCTGTTGGCCGCCATGGAGCCGTTCGCCGGAGAGCGCGTGGCAGCGGGACTCCGCGAGCTGGGGGTGGACGTGCGCACCGGCACCGGCACCACCTCGGTGCACCGCGGCGACGACGGAGTCACGATCACCCTCGCCGACGGCTCGACCGTCGTGGCGGCCGAGGTGCTCGCCGCGACCGGTCGCTCTCCGCGCTCCGGCGACATCGGACTCGACATCGCGGGTCTCGAGCCCGGCAAGTGGATCGAGACGGATGACACGCTGCGCGTACCCGGATCGGACTGGCTCTATGCGGTCGGCGACGTGAACGGACGCGTGCTGCTCACGCACCAGGGCAAGTATCAGGCGCGTGCCGCCGGCGACGTGATCGTGGCGCGGGCGACGCGTGAGGACGTGCTCGACGGGCCTTGGCAGCGGCACGTCGCCACTGCCGATCATGCAGCGGCTCCGCAGGTGACGTTCTCGTTCCCGGAGGTCGCCTCGGTCGGTCTGACCGAGCGTGCCGCGCGCGAGGCGGGGCACGCGATCGAGGTCGTCGACTACGACCTCGGCTGGGTCGCCGGAGCGAGCCTCTACGAGGACGGCTTCGCCGGGCAGGCGCGACTCGTGATCGACACCGACCGTGACGTCGTCATCGGTGCGACCTTCGTCGGTCCCGAGGTCGCCGAGCTCGTGCAGACGGCGACGGTCGCGATCGTCGGCGAGGTGCCGATCGCGCGGCTCTGGCACGCGGTGCCGTCGTACCCGACGATCAGCGAGGTCTGGCTGCGCCTGCTCGAGGGCTACGGGCGGCAGTCGGCGTGA
- a CDS encoding DUF427 domain-containing protein, translated as MKAVLAGTVIAEAAESDLVKIEGNWYFPPASITSGVLVESPTPYTCPWKGAAQYFSVQADGTLHKDLAWSYPTPYPTAFDRVGRDFSGFVAFDPSVEISQ; from the coding sequence ATGAAGGCTGTACTCGCAGGAACCGTCATCGCCGAAGCAGCAGAGAGCGATCTCGTGAAGATCGAGGGGAACTGGTACTTCCCACCCGCATCGATCACGTCCGGTGTGCTCGTCGAGAGCCCCACGCCGTACACGTGTCCGTGGAAGGGCGCGGCCCAGTACTTCTCCGTCCAGGCCGACGGCACGCTCCACAAGGACCTCGCCTGGTCCTACCCGACGCCGTATCCCACCGCATTCGACCGCGTCGGCAGGGACTTCTCCGGCTTCGTCGCCTTCGACCCGAGCGTCGAGATCTCGCAGTGA
- a CDS encoding ATP-binding cassette domain-containing protein: protein MIEFRNVTKQFPDDTVAVNDFNLVLPSRKTTVFVGSSGCGKTTLLRMINRMVEPTSGDIEIDGENVLVGDPVQLRRRIGYVMQNSGLMPHFSVIDNVATVLRLTGVKKPEAHKRARTLLDTVGLDQALADRYPSQLSGGQQQRVGVARGLAADPNILLMDEPFGAVDPIVRADLQQETLRLQHELDKTVVFVTHDIDEAFLLGDQVVILDKGARIVQVGSPSEIIENPADDFVAAFIGADRGRRALHLKQTPHGTVVVDSEGRTQGAIVSAPDAAEAPDAATAGAATAGAAQDGSP from the coding sequence ATGATCGAATTCCGTAACGTCACCAAGCAGTTCCCCGACGACACCGTCGCCGTCAACGACTTCAACCTGGTGTTGCCGTCGCGCAAGACCACCGTGTTCGTCGGTTCGTCCGGCTGTGGCAAGACCACCCTGCTGCGCATGATCAACCGCATGGTCGAACCGACCTCGGGTGACATCGAGATCGACGGCGAGAACGTGCTCGTGGGTGATCCCGTGCAGCTGCGCCGCCGTATCGGCTACGTGATGCAGAACTCGGGCCTCATGCCGCACTTCTCGGTGATCGACAACGTCGCCACCGTCCTGCGACTCACCGGCGTCAAGAAGCCCGAGGCACACAAGCGGGCGCGCACCCTGCTCGACACCGTCGGCCTCGACCAGGCGCTCGCCGATCGATACCCGAGTCAGCTCTCGGGCGGTCAGCAGCAGCGCGTCGGCGTCGCCCGTGGCCTGGCAGCCGATCCGAACATCCTGCTCATGGATGAGCCCTTCGGCGCGGTCGACCCCATCGTGCGCGCCGATCTGCAGCAGGAGACGCTGCGTCTGCAGCACGAGCTCGACAAGACGGTCGTCTTCGTCACGCACGACATCGACGAGGCGTTCCTGCTCGGCGACCAGGTCGTGATCCTCGACAAGGGCGCCCGCATCGTGCAGGTGGGCAGTCCGAGCGAGATCATCGAGAACCCGGCCGACGACTTCGTGGCCGCGTTCATCGGTGCCGACCGCGGACGACGCGCGCTGCACCTGAAGCAGACGCCCCACGGCACCGTGGTGGTCGACTCGGAGGGACGCACGCAGGGAGCGATCGTCAGTGCGCCGGATGCCGCCGAAGCTCCGGATGCCGCGACAGCCGGTGCCGCGACAGCCGGTGCCGCTCAGGACGGCTCGCCGTGA
- a CDS encoding ABC transporter permease subunit, translating into MNWVTDNLGLIFELTLVHLRQSIVPIVIGFVLSLPLGWVAWRYRLVRGPIIVLTGLLYTIPSLALLILLPATLGYSAISEANLMIALTIYAIAILVRAVSDGLDSVDDGVRQAATATGFAPFRRFWAVEFPLAGPVILAGLRVTAVSTISLATVGILIGVTNLGYLFTNGLERRIIAEVFAGVVAVVVIALILDLILLLIGRALMPWTTAASRVSTARAAVPVRAAA; encoded by the coding sequence GTGAACTGGGTCACCGACAACCTCGGCCTGATCTTCGAGCTCACGCTCGTGCATCTGCGCCAGAGCATCGTGCCGATCGTGATCGGCTTCGTGCTCTCGTTGCCGCTGGGCTGGGTCGCCTGGCGCTACCGCCTGGTACGGGGCCCGATCATCGTGCTCACCGGTCTGCTGTACACGATCCCGTCGCTCGCGCTGCTCATCCTGCTGCCCGCGACGCTCGGATACTCGGCGATCAGCGAGGCCAACCTCATGATCGCGCTCACGATCTACGCGATCGCGATCCTGGTGCGTGCCGTGTCCGACGGACTCGATTCGGTCGATGACGGCGTCCGCCAGGCAGCGACCGCCACCGGCTTCGCGCCGTTCCGCCGGTTCTGGGCGGTCGAGTTCCCGCTCGCCGGGCCCGTGATCCTGGCGGGGCTCCGTGTGACGGCGGTGAGCACGATCTCGCTGGCCACCGTCGGCATCCTGATCGGTGTGACGAACCTCGGCTACCTCTTCACCAACGGACTCGAGCGGCGCATCATCGCCGAGGTGTTCGCGGGTGTCGTCGCGGTCGTCGTGATCGCGCTGATCCTCGACCTGATCCTGCTGCTCATCGGCCGTGCGCTGATGCCGTGGACCACGGCCGCCAGCCGCGTCTCCACAGCGCGGGCCGCCGTCCCCGTGAGGGCCGCCGCATGA
- a CDS encoding ABC transporter permease, protein MNLFADAFAWMFAPAQWEGRYALPVLLGQHLALTAISVLIAAAIALPLGWLIGHTGRGREIAVAVSGAARAIPAFGLMILLVLLLGVLRVPQAAVITFVLLAIPSLLAGAYTGLEAIDRRVIDSARAMGMTEWQIFWKVEVPLGLPLLVGGIRSALLQVIATVTIAAYVNLGGLGYPIIQGIPLRRFDQVLGGALIVAVLALVVDLLLAAAQHAAVPRGLRTGRPARRRTRRLTPAPAPATAAA, encoded by the coding sequence ATGAATCTCTTCGCGGATGCCTTCGCCTGGATGTTCGCCCCCGCGCAGTGGGAGGGCCGCTACGCGCTGCCCGTCCTGCTCGGTCAGCACCTCGCGCTCACGGCGATCTCGGTGCTGATCGCCGCGGCGATCGCGCTTCCGCTCGGCTGGCTCATCGGCCACACCGGCCGCGGTCGAGAGATCGCCGTCGCCGTCTCGGGCGCCGCACGCGCGATCCCGGCGTTCGGCCTGATGATCCTGCTCGTGCTCCTGCTCGGTGTGCTCCGGGTGCCTCAGGCCGCGGTGATCACGTTCGTGCTGCTCGCGATCCCGTCGCTGCTCGCGGGCGCCTACACCGGTCTCGAGGCGATCGATCGTCGCGTGATCGATTCGGCACGGGCCATGGGCATGACGGAGTGGCAGATCTTCTGGAAGGTCGAGGTTCCCCTCGGGCTCCCGCTGCTCGTCGGCGGTATCCGCTCCGCTCTGCTCCAGGTCATCGCGACCGTGACGATCGCCGCGTATGTGAATCTCGGCGGGCTCGGGTATCCGATCATCCAGGGCATTCCGTTGCGACGCTTCGATCAGGTGCTCGGTGGAGCCCTCATCGTCGCGGTGCTCGCGCTCGTCGTCGATCTGCTCCTCGCCGCGGCTCAGCATGCCGCCGTCCCGCGCGGCCTGCGCACGGGGCGTCCCGCGCGTCGCCGCACCCGTCGGCTCACACCGGCACCGGCCCCCGCGACGGCCGCCGCCTGA